tgtcttgctgttattgtcagtaccatatttatcatttttatcattatcattagtattgatataattattatcattatctttattactatggttattataattattattaatattattatattttttataatccttattatcattatcgttgttatcatcatcataatcataattgttataatgataataataattataataattatcattaccattattatcatcatcattatcattcttgttatcatttgttattattaatgttatcattacagttattatttttaatgtcatctttaaagttattatcattatttattatcatcattatcattattttttattattatttcttattattattatcattaaaattattattagcatcattattaattatatatattttttcttcctcttcttcttcttattattgctattattaaagttattgtttttcttcttcttcttcctctttttattcttcttcttcttattattattatcattattatcattattattaccattaatattaccagggtttcattttataattaatattattattatcattgttatccttactattattattattgttgttgttgctgttattgttattaaagttatatatatatatatatatatatatatgtattcatatatatatgtttatatatgtatatatatatatatatatatatatatattcttgttcttgttcttcttgttattaatgttatatttttcctatccttattattatcatcattatttaatctttacaatcatctttatcatttcatcttcatcatcattagttatcatcctcaccattgtAATTACTGACTAGTCACAAGGATTCagcaaaacaaatgaatgaaaaaatatggTAAAGACACAAGGATATGGTTTTCAAATATTTATTCATCGTATAATTAATCATAATCAAATCGCTTCATTTTCACTCACCTTCTGAGATTTTACTCATCGTATATAAACAAGACATGCAAACTACAAACGAATTTTATGTTACAAATACGTTTTGGGATCATGATAAAAATTGAATATGTCCCAAGAGCCTTAAATCTATAATTCTTTTATTGGCGGAAGTAAAGGTTCATAGAAAACAGATTATGATTACATATACAGAAGTGGCCATAccgctttatacacacacacacacacacacacacacacacacacacacacacacacacacacacacacacacacacacacacacacacacacccacacacacacacacacacacacacacacacacacacacacacacacacacacacacacacacacacacacacacacacacacacgcgcacatatatatatatatacatatatatatatatatatatatatatataaatatatgtgtatatatatatacatgtatatgtatatatatatatatatatatatatatatatatatatatatgtgtgtatatatatacatgtatatgtgtatatatatatatatatatatatatatatatatatatataaatatatatatatgtgtgtgtgtgtgtgtgtgtgcgtgtgcgtgtgcgtgtgcgtgtgcgtgtgcgtgtgcgtgtgcgtgcgtgtgcgtgtgcgtgtgcgtgtgcgtgtgcgtgtgcgtgtgcgtgtgtgtgtgtgtgtgtgtgcgtgtgcgtgtgtgtgtgtgtgtgtgtgtgtgtgtgcgtgtgcgtgtgcgtgtgcgtgtgcgtgtgcgtgtgcgtgtgtgtgtgtgtgtgtgtgtgtgtgtgtgtgtgtgtgtgtgtgtgtgcgtacacacacacacaaacacacacacacacatatatatgtatatatatgtacacacacacacacgaccttcTCAACATATGGTATGGTTGTCATTCATTCGAGTTGATTGCTAAAATGCATAGACGTTCTCTAAGGAAATATTACTTACACTCTATAGATCAACAAGCCTCTTTAAAATGGCATATTTGCAATGAAATGAAGCAAACCCGCAACATAATATCAAACCATGACATATGGATTCCACCAAAAAGGGAGACTTCGCCAGAGAGGGAATCGAAGTCGAACGGTCACGGTTATTCCAAGCTTAACGCGGATCTGTTTCATTCCATCTGTGCGCACACGTCACTTGTGAAAGAAGAACATATTTGGACATTTTGACAATATATGATATTCCCAGAATAGCCACGAGAGAATGTATGAAACTTTTCCTCACAGCAGGACAACGTAACATAacacgaggcttttctcttaaacatttctcttcttcctttatctttatcatttattttgttttctttgttcttctctagTTATTGATTTTATGTTGAAAATTGAATGTTAATTATCTTTCAATCCTCCACcttctttgtctctattttccctctttccccgtctcattttcctcctcctccaactcttcctcgttctcttcattgttctttccctccttatcactttcctcctattcttcttttccttcttagtcttcctttcccttctcttgctcttcctcttcttttttcttctactttgtttctccttgtcctcgtcctcctcctcctcctcctcttcctcctccttctattcctcaaTCCTATATATTCCCTTTACGTGTTATCCTGCATTGTCAGTGTGGGAAAAACCTtttcaaaaaatattatatacaaacagtTCATATGTTATGTTACTTCGAGTTGTACAAAAGACTAGCTATTTCGACTCAAATCTAGAGAACTATGATTTaggagaaattatatatatatatatatatatatatatatatatatatatatatatatatatattatattatatcatatatatatatacatacatacacatatatatatatgtatgtatatatatatatatatatatatatatatatatatatattatatatatatatatatatatatatatatgtatatatctgtgtgtatgtatgtgtgtgtgtgtgtgtgtgtgtgtgtgtgtgtgtgtgtgtgtgtgtgtgtgtgtgtgtgtgtgtgtgtgtgtgtgtgtgtgagtgggtgggtgggtgggtgtgtgggtgggtgtttatatcTAGTTATCATATCCCTTAAGTTTCGGGTGTTGCGAGGGAGTCACGTGACCCGGCGCGAGAGAGGAGTTCCCGCTTCCGGAAGACCCTGAAAAGTCTCTTGGTGTTGGGTCTGGAGACTCTCGATGCATGGCCGCTGGTGCGTCGACTTCTTTTTCTcggtttctccctttctcgtggGTCTCTTTGGCTCGTCTGGTGGCTTttggtgtctctctctttcccctccgtcTTTGTGTGTTGGCGTTGTGTCTCCCCCACGAGgccgagagataagagagaacggAGGATGATGGAATCAGGAGGGCGAAGGATATTTCCTCTCCCCTGCTTTTCACTTTTCTCCTTCGCCTCTGTTTTATCGTTATCCACgtcgttctcccttttcttcttcccccctggttcttctgtctttctttccttcctgggTTTATCGCCGACGAGCTTCTCATTCTCTGtgtctcgcctttctctctttttctccatttgtctCTGGAgttttgccctctccctcttcatcatgtcctctgcctctcttgcctgtttattcttcctttccctttcttcctcctgcaAGTATAGCTGAATCTCCTGCTGGTGTTTGTGgatctgcttcctctccttctgctccctctcctctagGTCCTGCTGAAGCTTCTGTTTCATCTGCTGAAGTTCCTGCTGAAGGCGTTTCTCTTTCTGCAAGTGCTGGTcctctacatctctttctcctacttcctttttcttcttcttcttggttttcTCATCTTCGGTTCGTTCTTGCTTtgtttccttcgcctcctcttttaGCGTCTTCTTTCCCTCGTCACCTTCACTTGTGCGTTGGAGATGTTCCTGCTTCGGCGGTCGATTCTGCCGTTCCTTCAGCTGCTGCCCGTCGAAGAAGGGGACGTGAAGGGGTCGAGTGTCGATCAGGGACTCCTCCGGGAAGACCTCCTGGTGCTTGTCGAGGCTGTCGAGGTACTCGTCGAGCAGCACAGGCCTATGGGTGATGGTCGGGTCGCACGGTAGCACCACGTACGTCCCGGGCACCACGCGGAGGCTGCAGGACGCCGGACGTGGGGCCCGGCGGACGGGTTaaggctctgtctctctgtctaactatctatctatctatttatccagctctgtatcagtatctatatatacacatccatatacctatgcacctatatctatatctgtatctatatctatgtctataattatatatatatctacagataaattgtcagagagatagatagaaaggaagaaagaaagaaagagaggtagatagacaaatacgcagacatatggatagataattaggcagatggaaagatggatagactgacacacacacaaacacagacattcaCCCTccccatcacacaaacacatatttacatacatatgcacatagagGCTCAAATATGTATACCTATTGGCTTTATCAGTTGGTCCTGCGTGTCTGTCGTCAGGTAACTAAAGATTCTGACAACAGCTGGAGAGAAGCGGttattctccttccttatctACGCTAATATCTATGTGCCTGTGAGTAGGTTTGTAGATCTGgggctgtttgtctgtgtatatgcctttctctgtgtgtctctgtctcactcactctctctatcgatctatctatctctttctctctcctaccccccccccccttatctctctctctctctctctctctctctctctctctctctctctctctctctctctctctctctctctctctctctctctcctctctctctctctctctctctctctctctctctctctctcctcctctctctctctctctcccctctccccccccctctctctctctctctctctctctctctctctctctctctctctctctctctctactctctctctctcactctctctctctcacctctctctctctcactctctctctctctctctctctcctctctctctctctctctctctctctctctttctctctctctctctctctctttctctctctctctctctctctctctctctctcctctctctcctctctctctctctctctctctctctctctctctctctctctctctctctctctccttctctctctctctctctctctctctttctctctctctctctctctctctctcttctctctctctctctctctctctctctctctctcgtctctctttctctctctctctctctctctctcctctctctctctctcttctctctctctctctctctcatctctctctctctcgtctctctcgtctctctctctctctctctctctctctctctctctcttctctctctctctctctctctcttctctctctctctctttctctctctctcctcttctctctcttctctctctctctctctctctctctctctctctctctctctctctctctctctctctctctctctctctctctctctctctctctctctctctctttctctctctcctccctctttcctctctttctctctctctctctctctctctctctctctctctctctctctctctctctcctctctctctctctctctctttcttcttctctctctctctctctctctctctctctctctctctctctcgtctctgttctctcttcctctctccatcatctccccactcccctcactctctctctctctctctctcttctctctctctctctctctctctctctctctctatctatctctctctctctcatctcctctatctctctctctctctctctctctctctctctatctatctactatctatctctctctcctctctctctctctcttctctcctctctctctctctctctctcctcatctctcttactctctctctctctcttcctctcctctctctctctctcctctctcttctcctcctctctctctctctctctcatctctcctccctctctctctcctctctctctctcctctctccctctctcctcctctctctcactctctcctctctctctctctctctctctctctctctctctatctatctatctctctctccctctctctctctctctctctctctctctctctctctctctctctctctctcctctctctctctctctctctctctatctatctctctctctctctctctcttctctctctctctctcatctctctctctctctctctctctctctctctctctctctctctccctcctccctaatccACAGTCCCCattcccctgttctctcttcacATCTTACACGCATCTAAACAAACAACCTCTATTCAAGCCTCAAGCCTCTACATCCCGGAAAAGCAAAGCGTAAGAGGTTATCCTCATCCCCATTCTCTAAAAAGGCACACCAGACCTGCAAGCAGCAGGAAAGAACACAGGATAAGGAAGGCCTACATCCACTCACAGAAATACGGTCACAGTTGTGGCTGTGAGAGCTCCTGTGACGAAGGACGACAGCAGTCTGGAGTCACAACGCATTcctgagaaagaataaaagaaaacgggatatgagaaaacgagaagagagaggaggatagaaggagagacaaaatTCGTGGGTTTGCTCATTCCCAAgggtgagattgtgtgtgtatttgatatgtgtgtatgtgtggtgtatttaTAATACTGCATATGTTTGAGTGTCCTGTTATTGCCCCGCATAACCGTCACATCTTTACCAGATTTCtttcgtaataaaaaaaacaaaaacaaaaacgggcTTTATCCAGAGAAAGTGAATCAGACTTCGTATGAATTTGTAGTTCTTTCAGTAACATGGTGATCAGATTATCAGGTCAAGATTTTAATTCCCCAATTATGTTTAGTAAACACTATAACTACACTAagattatattcatacacattcgCACAACATTCCTTTTGCATTAGGATACTTCCATACTACACAGAGTGCAAGAGAGACAAATCGAGATTAATAATGAGACTGACGGACTTCTGCACATCATACTCGCAtcgtactcactcactctccgtgCAGACCATCGACATGTACAAAATACAGCAGTGCAAAACACAAGCAACGGGCATCCCATGTCGTATAAATAAAAGAGGCTCACTTCGTTTCACTTCGTTTCTGTTCCCAATATCATTTGATGGAAACTTGCTGGATTTATCACTTGCTGACTTTTAACGTTATCAGTTGTGCTTGTGTACTTAATGGTGTAATTCCAGTTCATTATGTATTTTCTCCGCTAATCCGTTGATCCGTCGAGTGCAAaaatacaaagagataaatagtatTGGGAACCGTTTAATTATGAGTTGGCCTcactgatgaggaggatgagtataaggatgagaatgagaatgaagatctAGGACCTTAATCCATGTgtcataaaatctctctctctctctctctctctctctctctctctctctctctctctctctctctctctctctctctctctctctctcctctctcctctctctctctctctc
Above is a window of Penaeus chinensis breed Huanghai No. 1 chromosome 19, ASM1920278v2, whole genome shotgun sequence DNA encoding:
- the LOC125035405 gene encoding trichohyalin-like, whose product is MTNPVHPMVSSFRPPTGMRCDSRLLSSFVTGALTATTVTVFLLRVVPGTYVVLPCDPTITHRPVLLDEYLDSLDKHQEVFPEESLIDTRPLHVPFFDGQQLKERQNRPPKQEHLQRTSEGDEGKKTLKEEAKETKQERTEDEKTKKKKKKEVGERDVEDQHLQKEKRLQQELQQMKQKLQQDLEEREQKERKQIHKHQQEIQLYLQEEERERKNKQAREAEDMMKRERAKLQRQMEKKRERRDTENEKLVGDKPRKERKTEEPGGKKKRENDVDNDKTEAKEKSEKQGRGNILRPPDSIILRSLLSLGLVGETQRQHTKTEGKERDTKSHQTSQRDPREREKPRKRSRRTSGHASRVSRPNTKRLFRVFRKRELLSRAGSRDSLATPET